The genomic region tatcttcgttttggatcaagtacaaggtattgttattacagagaaagagaaatgattctcaaaatttgaattatttctttaaaacagagTCTACAGAAGATgacatttctgtaattcaaagctttctggataactggtttccagataactgatcctatacctgtagttaaaaACAAGTTTCTTCTTAACAGAATGTACATTTTGTCTCTGAACTGTCCCACTATGTCCTGGCTCTGtcatgatacattttaaagggaccctgtcatgatttttatggtgttgtttttatttctaaattacacagtttacactgcaaataattcactctactgtataaaatttcattcctgaaccagcaagtgtatttttttattttttttttaagtaccaTAATAATATTGgtgcaggcagccatcttaggttattttacctggtcatgtgctttcagaaagagccagcactttaggatgcaaTTGCTTtctggctgttgtttctcctactcaatgtgactgTGTCGCAGCGGGATCTggatttcactattgagtgctgttatatctaccagggagctgttaccttgtgttagggagctactatctggttaccttcagatcacaagtcactggggtcagctgggaaactgagatGTCTAGCCAcctgtcagatttaaaaattaaatataaaaaaaaatatttttgctcttttgaggaacgaatttcagtgcagaattctgctgtagcagcactattaagtgatgcattttgaaaaaaaaaaatgtttttctgtgacagtatcccttaaggatAGAAGGTATTGAGGGGCTGAGACATGTCTCAGTTCTCTTGGAAGCTGAGAACTCAGACAGTTCTCTTGGAAGCTGACGTGTTGCTGAATGTTCAGCAATTCAGTGGTCCCATGCCTACGGGTCAGATTAAATTTATAAGTAAGTCTTATAGTGGATGAATTCTGTTCTGCAAGctaaaatattgtattatgcCTTCTTAGACCACACACCTGGGTTTTCAGCACATTCCAAAATAGAGAGGCCCTGACAGGCTGGATatgcagtgctgcactttttttgtaaatattttggcACAGTGTATGATTTGATTTTTCTGCATTGTGTATTTAGTTCTAACTGGTTTTCTGGTAGACCCTTTGCGTAGTTGTGAGGTTACAATGTATCCATAGACTAAAAAGCATatgccatgcaagtctatggccgtcatttctgcggcgaaacaaggccaAGGACATCCCTAGTGTAGACTCTATCAACCAGCAACAGAACAGTAACTTTTCTCAGAGGAGATGTTGCCCGTGGTAAAGTCTATCCTACCTTGCAACAAAAAAAGGCTCCaaatatgcctttccttttaCTTAAATGTAGATTAGTGCATGTAAAACAATTTACAGCTTAATCGCTGAAAAAACATGGAATACTGTAATTTGCTTTTTTAAGCGTTATTGGATTTTCAGTCCTGGGGAACTTCTGTCAAATCAGCTATCTCTCACTGAGtctgcaaatgtattttaaaatatctatATTGCCCAACCATCTCACTTTTTGTTTCCACCGTTATACTCCATTACCAGTATTTCAGATTCATTGCCATCTCTTCATGATCTAACCTATAGTTTGACATGATGGTCTTGTCTGTACCAAAGAGACCAGTACAAGAGCTGTTTGTTTTGGCAGTGGCAAACCGAGTATTGGGTGTCTGCGTGCTGAGATGTTAGAGATGGAAATCTTTAAACCAAAACTTAAGTCATCTTTACACCTTTTGCAACTTGTTTTTAAGCTTTCAAACCTATGTATTTTATCTTCTCTTTCTTTTAAGGACATGCATGCTACAGACCTTTGGTTTGCATATTTGTGGCCTTTCGATCCCATTTATGTGGCCTTTCGATTTTGTGGTATTTTTAAGGCTTTTTGAGAAACCTACAATAGATGTAGACCCCAAAATAGGTTGAGTATCACTATTTTACCTGATCTGTAATATGAATTCCTATGAATTGGTTTAGCATATAGGAGTAAAGACTTTTTAGCAGTTATTTAGAAAGTTGTCACAAATAAATCTTTTATAGCAGTTAAACCTTCCTGGGTTCCACACAAGTCTGTTTAGGTTATCCCTTAGTGTTCTGAACAAAGCTCCCAGCAGGTTGTCATGAGTTGTCTTCTACAGCAAAGGCAATGGATTTGAGCTTCCTACTGGCTAAAGTTGGGTGAGCTCAGTTTTTTTGCTGATGTCAGTGTCTTACATTTATTTGGATAACAGATGATTTCATTTTTGCTATTTAATCTCATTGTGcttattgtttcttttattataatactgggcataaacttacattttatttgaacattttctAGGCTCCAAGCGTAATTCATTGACTCCTAAGATCACAACCATAGCATGCCCAGGATGTTTGCACGATGTAGATCTTGGAGAACGTGGGATCAATGGCCTTTTTCGTAACGTTACTTTGGAAACTATTGTGGAACGTTACAGACAAGCAGCCCGAGCAGCTACTGCCATCATGTGTGACTATTGCAAACCTCCAGCTCAGGAATCTACCAAAACATGCATGGATTGCAGTGCTAGCTTCTGCAATGAGTGCTTTAAAATCAACCATCCATGGGGCACCATCAAAGCTCAGCATGAATATGTTGGACCATCAAATCAATTTAGGCCAAAGGTAGGTTATTTTGAATTAAACTTCAACTTTATGGGTTGGTAAGTCTATTTCAGTCTGCTCTAACAgtaatttctttaataaactcctCTCTGATTTGTTTCATTTCAATAACAACAATAGATGTCTGAAGTGACCAGACTGGTTCATGCATTCAGATTAAAAAATAGACATTGCTTCATTTGCTTGTAGTCAAGACTTGCAGGCTATGTGGACAGCAATATGAGTAATTGTAATgttcagcattttatttttaccttggtTGGACTTTCTATAGATGGTCATTTCCCCAATAattcatatttgcatatttaaatagaATTTAATTCAGATCCAGTACCCGGCCTTAGGGACATCTGCTAGTATACCGTATGAGTAAAATCTATTGCTTGATCTCGCCTGCTTCTGCCTGTAGTCACCTTCTCCCTGCCTGCTCTCCGCCTaccactttacttttttttttttttttggtggggccgtgatgagagagaatttttttctttGGGTTGATAATATAGGAGGCCCattcatcaaaggttgaatttcgaattcatgtgattttttttttttttaaattcaaatatactcaaaattcgactgggaggttgtttaagaaaaaatttgatcgCATTCGATTTGTACAAACcgattttttttctcagaataaaaactcgaatgtcaggaaggctattaacatctccaaatggctcaacgcaCACCTcttgccatttacttctacatgaactcggcaggttttcggtggcaaatattcgaattgggactgttttcatggtcgaggtgtgatacatcTGACAGTCGAACTTACATTCAAAGGGGGGATTAAATTGTGTGAcatttgacaccaaaaaaaaaattttaatttgattttgaatttactattcgacccttaataaatctgcccttaggtgTATATGTACAGTAGGACCTCCCTAGTAAATACCATAAATCAATATATCCAAGAATGCAGGTATTACATAACAATTAATGTCTAATTTATGTTAAATGCTAATTTTCCTTCATACCTACATGAAAAAGGGCGGCgtgaaaaactgaaagtgtttcaaagtatttaaaatataatgtgctgctgccctgcactggtaaaacattttgtgtttgctttagataCACTGCTATAGTTTAAACAAATCtgttgtatagccatgggggctgccattcaagctgacaaaaagaagaaaaggcacaggatacacagcagattacCGATAAAACACTAACACAACTATACAGcaacttgttaatataaactatagtagtctttctgaagcaaatttaCAGCTTATACCAGTGCATTGTAACAGTATATTAaatctttattactttaaaaaagcacattcattttttggtgttactgtttctttaatcacGCGGCCGGAAATCACCTCTGCAGCGAGAGGTTATTAGACTACAGCAGATCATAATTTATAGATTGTCCGGCTACCAGTCACAATTCACTTTCAGTTGAAGTTGGTGCAAAGAAAATGCAGTAACCTCATTTTAATTATTACCCATGCAGTTTTAGTAAATCCTGCCTGTAGAAAGGCTTTTGTGTTTAAATGACAGATACGTGACAAGCTTGTATATGTGCAAGATTACTATCCAAAACCACTTGCTCTTTTTTAGCCCAGATATAACTGGAATTCAGTGTTCCTCTGGAATTTTCCAAGCAATATACAAAACTACTTGCATGGGGCTAGTCCAGTGGTAACTTTAGCAATGCAGTGTGCAACCTCTGTATGTGGGGGGAGTGTATGCAGAGAATTACTATTGCTACTATTAGCTGTTTTCACTAATTGTTTCTACTTATACTCTCTTTATATGTGCCAGCATTAATTCCTTATGGGGAAGACGCTGTGCTACAGTAAATTCCTGTTTCAGAATGTTGCTGGCAAAAACTTCTAATTTTAGAATCTTCTCCGTAATGGCTGCAGAAATGAGTGATAGAATAATGTCCTGCACCATATATGGCTTTCCAGCAGTACGTGTATGTAGTGATCCGAGCTGGAAGCTACCAGAGCCTCACTGAAATGTTAATATTCATTGTTTATCAGATAAAAAATCATTGCAGCTGAGTAGTAAATTGAGATGGCTGTTATTTCTGTAAAACACTCTTGAGAGGAAACGGGCAAAAAAGTTTTTCAGCAACAGGCATAGAGGGCCCTCTAGAGcacaaactatgaaaaaaatactgttgttgcataattttatttttgttccctTTCAGTATTATGCAGCTGTGGTGCTTTTCACAGTTACAACAgcggttttatttataaatatatttattgtccaTTTCTGGTGCTAACAAGAATGTCTATTTCCTAGCATACTGTGTGGAGAGCACAACAATATGGCAGCAGGCTGCACTGTCTAGACATAGTTCTCACTACACCACTGGGCAGCTCCCAGTGTCAGCCCCATCCCAAATTAGACCTCTGGTATTTAAAGAAGGATTAATATTAGGGCTTTCTGTAGTTCTGTTCATCATTAGTATGTTGTTGTGTTTTgggtataaaggtggccatacacgggccgataaaagctgccgacagaccgtgtcggcagcttattgacccgtgtatggggcccccgatgggcttcaccAATccgatcttgatcggatgggacgaaaaatcccgtcggatcgcgggcgcatctgttcgttgatgcgatccgacCCCCATTTCCCattcgttatgatccgatcgttggtccctagggcccGCAATCGGATCAGCTCGATTGCTGgatcatatatattatttatatatatatatatatatatgtatacaaaggCTTAGGCACACACTGCTTAAACAATTACCTAGGTGCTGTACAGAAGAATTGTATATTCGATCCctctggggatcgaaacgtcgatctaataAACAagcatttttgaagaaaaatcctggtgtgcgtcagcattttggagcgtatatatatatatatatatatatatatatatatatatatatatatatatatatatatatatatatatatatatatatatatatatatatatatatatatatatatatatatatatatatatatatatatatatatagtctaccCCCACGGCCTGATTTATTCTGTTCAGAATCTCATGGGGTAATTCTAACCAAATTGCTTCCATTTCTAGGTCCTAATGTGCCCAGAACACGAAATGGAGAAAGTAAACATGTACTGTGAAATCTGTCGGAGGCCTGTTTGCCACTTGTGTAAACTGGGAGGAGCACACGCAAACCACAAAGTCACTACAATGAGCACTGCTTATAAAACACTGAAGGTAAGCTACTTTTCCCTCTTTGCAAATGCTCTAGTGCCACATGGGAGCTGAAATCTGGCTGCTGAAATACTCTGTCcgaaaatcagcccctacacgGGCAGTAGCCAACTCTTCTGTTTGCATCCAGATCCATTGTGTCAGCTCTGGTGTGAACACTGTTGAACACTGaacaaaaatgcaaagtcttgtgtTTTTTCTCCGAAATCAGCAGTGTCTGTTGAGCTAATTTTTTTGTCAGGTTTCACCGTGAAAAAGACACccaaagactccaatgggtgaaaacaaTTTGTCGCCCACAATTTGTCAATGCATTTTTtcacgtttcgctaattttcattgaatgggtcagatttgcccatcactacataacaGTTCTGGATATGAATGGTGGTTTAGCCTAAATGTATAGTTCAGGTTTGGTGCATCTATAATGCTAATTATGATAAAGCTTTGATAATACTTTTGTTTACTCTGTTCAGTAGAAGATAATGAGAAGCAGGAGCCTTCCCAACTAGTGTGTTCATGGGCAATTTATTGGAGGTAGTTAGATTTattggtgaatttttgaatgtacCAGAAACAAGAAGGCAATATACACTGCACAGTAGATATTAAGATTACTTTTGCATAGATTATCCCCCTGCATATAGGATGACTtcttatctgtgcactggtaatattATTTCAAGAACCAAAAATGGAGCAGTTTAGCTCAAGATGTAACAAAAAAACACGAGTTTTTATGCCTTTTTCATCTGCCTTGTGTTAAACAACGGGGCATACTTCCCGTTTAATTGAAACATTTCTGTAGTTTGTCATTTTTTAACataattgcaatttaaagcaCTATTTGTGTATGCCTTTATGTTCTCTGGTAGAATTCATTTCTCCAGATCTGACCAGaagccttctgctacattgtttcaggagtcagaactagaTGTGCAGAGACTAAAAACAGCCAGCCAGTTACTTCTTTCAATAGTAATTGCTTTTACAAACAAACTGCAAAACCACTGAACGTTTCTAGTATATTGCAAACTTGCTTAATAATACCTTAGACTTCATTAAAACACAACAGTTTTTGGTGGGGAGATCCCCTTTCATTTACTCAgttcaataatttttatattaaagagTAATGACTGTTAAAAGTTTGTGCTTCATGTTTAACATTTACTACTTACAGGAGAAACTTACAAAAGGCATCAGTTATCTTATTAGCAAGGAAAGCCAAGTAAAGGATCAAATATCTGAACTGGAGACACTGATAGAACAAACAGAGGTAATACTTGTGCAAGTCTTGATGTCTGCTTGGTGGCGGGACTGCAACTTTATGTCATTGGCAGTGTTTCtagaaacaaagttttttttttgttttttttattgcagaaaaatTAGGATTGCTTgcctaaaatggactctatgggaaatttcctgtaattcagcactttctatatacaggtattggacctgttatacggaaatctgatatccagaaagctctgaattgtggaaaggccgtttcccatagactccgtttaaatccaaataatccaaagattttttgatttcccttttctctgtaagaataaaaccgTGCCTTATATGGTATCTCATtaagatacatttaggggcatatttatcaagggtggaatttgaaaaatttcaaaattcaaattcaaaaagaccaactgaaattgagTCCGTTTTTTTTGGGCCGAGTAGGtaaattttcgatcgaataggtcaatattcagccgaatttgaatctTATGAATctaagtaatatcgcattcgatcgagttcaaattgaagtttttcccaaagtccaccaattgactccaaataggttctaggaaggctaaaacagcaactcggcaggttttaaatggcgaatgtggtccaatttttaaagagacagcacatgataaatttcgatattcaaatttttttgaaattcaaatcgaatttggactattccctagtcaaagtacacaaaaatagctcaaaattcaaagtttttgaatttgaaaattcaccttgacttttgataaatctgccccataatatttattgtatgcagaacaatcatattgggtttaattaatgcttgaaTGATTTATGGAAAgctcctggataacagatcatgtacttgttttgggtttttggataagagattccatacctgtactatgtttggCAAATTCTTCCCCATCAGATAAGCATTCTAAATAGCATGGAACATAGAGTAAGGgctatgaaaataataaatgttataactTTTTGTGTGTTGTTTTGACTTGTAGAGTAATGGAGAAAGAGCAAAAGAGGATGCAACCTGCAACTTTGAGAAGCTGTATAATGTCCTAGAAGAACGGAAAACTTTTGTTGTGAGGTCTATAGAAAACTCAAAGGCATTGCGCttagaaaaactcaaaaaccaggTGGAGGAGTACCAGGGACTCCTAGAAAATAATGGGCTTGTTGGTTATGCTCAGGAAGTGTTAAAGGAAACGGATCATTCTTGCTTTGTTCAGATTGCTAAACAATTGCAAACAAGGTAAAAATTGTGGGCTAAAGGATGAGCGAATAATAGTACTGGCTTAGTAAAATGGTCTTATTGAAATGTAATGCTCTTTCTAAAGGACTGCTCTGCAGACATTGTtgtataaatatctgtattttaaattaattataaccTTGTCCCGAATGTCAAACATGAACATTTTTACATGTTCATGTGTTTATCTCGAATACCATCAATATTCATAGACATGGGTGAGCTTCTGTGGGTTTATtggcaaatggtctttatttttccTATTACTTGTGGGATTTGAGTTATTAGATTTTTGTTCAGTAGGcctccagcttgcaattttagcaatctggttgctagggtccaatttcccaagtaaccatgcattgatttgaataagagacgggaacaTGAATAGacgagggcctgaatagagaaataagtaataacaagtagcaataacaatacatagtAGCCTTactgagaatttgtttttttagatggggtcagtgacccccatttaaaagctggagagagtcagaaaaagaaggcaaataattaaactataaaaaaataatgatggctatttgaaaagttgcttaaaattggccattctataacatactatcagttaaatgtaaaccacccctttaatattcaggCTAAATACTGTTTCATtgtaatttgattttaattttatagCCAGTTGACTGCCATGATGACTATTGTTTCCTGTACCATctaataaacacaataaacacattttatatatatatatatatatatatatatatatatatatatatatattttttcgcaaaactggagcactcatgtaCGTCAAAACAGCTGCCTAGGTGCGGtattcaaaaattatgtaaaccaattattgtacaaaaaaccgcacactcaggtcttctcaaaggtgaaaaaaaacatttattacgacgtttcgtaCTGAAGCCTCCACTTTGAGAAGACCTgagtgtgcggttttttgtacaataattggtttatatatatatatatatatatatatatatatatatatatatatatatatatatatatatatatatatatatatatatatatatatatatatatatatatatatatatatatatatatatatatatatatatatttatatatatttatatatatatatatatatatatatatatatatatatatatatatatatatatatatagtaatgttaCAACCTTTATACAACACATACAAATGTAcaaagttaatataaattaaaatgttttttttacatatcgcCTGTTTCAGAATTCAGAAAGCATCAGAGTCTCTGAAatctttccaacctgcagcacaGCCAGGGTTTGAAGAGTATTTTATTGATATGGCTAAGGAAGAAGATCTATTAGGTGAAATAGCCTTTTCCAAAGGTATGTTTTGCTGCACCCATTAATTGCTGCCTATCTATATTGCACTTTGTATTGTCTGTGTGATTGGAATTGAAACTATCAAACCACATTCTTTCAAGCTCTAGCTATGCCAGAAATCAACATGGAACAGAGCAAGATCTATAACAAAGCCAGGATTTGTTGGAATGAGCCCAGCGATTCCCTTTCCGCAGATAGCTATGTGCTTGAGTACCGCAGACTTGATAATAATGAGGATCTCTTATGGAATGAAATTGAAACAACCAATACCAGCAAGATCCTCACAGATCTTGACTTAAACAGTCAGTACTGCTTCAGAGTGAAAGGTTTCAGAGGTTCTACCAGCACTCCGCTCAGTAAGGAAATCCTCCTGCACACGCCGCCAGCCCCAGGTATAGATTTAGTTCTGAGATTTtaagtaaaaattttaatttaaaaatgtgtctaGAATTCTTTTCACCTTCTGAGGCGAATGACCGCTTCATGTGGGTTaatttgccttcctttggatcagctAGTAGCTAGGAAAGAAACTActgaataacatttttttgtcattttattttaaccTCTGCTACCATTTTACGTTACTAAGTTTACCCTGCAGTAGAGGTGCAGTTGCTGGAAATTGTGTGGGCCATGTGTGCCGTTGCTCTGAAGGTATCCATATACTGGCTAAACTTCCTTTGTTATTATATTATCGACCATACACAATAATGGAAAAATGCTATTTACTGTTCAGACTGCAAATAAAGAGATGCTGTGGCGTCTCATCTCAAGCACCGGACAAAGTGGTCATCCCcagattacattttcagtttGGACAGATCATCTGCAATTTGAAAGGATGGTCTTTTAAACCTGGCCCACTAGCCAACATAAGTTCATAGCCCATAAGTTCAGGGAGAATGGTCATAAATCTGCCTGTACAGAGCTGGGCATGCTTGGCCAGCTTAAAGaaataccgacacgttcctatataaatcataggaacatgttcAAATCAAGGAGTGGCTGCACGCcgaatattttcctctaaaagccGTCCCCACAAACCTTTGTTAAGCTGACCCTCCGACACAGCTAATGGCTGGGGGCagcgtgatccttccataggctaactACAAGTGTATACAGGAttgcagcctatggaaggatcactcctCCCCCAGCCCAGCATTACTGAAACAAACACAGAAGATCTGTTAGTGTCGGAGGCAGAATaaagagagaaggcgcacacccttaaaTCAAGCtgaggggtgctaatccataggggactccccataagggtctccatgtaaagctacaaatattgagagtaatggatagcacacccaatttaaaaaaaagtacatttattacaaaaaagaaaaggaaaaaatatgaaataatatattggtgagcccaacgcgtttcgaccttaagggtcttacTCAGgggcctttttaattttttgtttatttgtgcccctgaggaagacccttaagatTGAAATGTGTTGGGCTCACCAAtatatcatttaatattttttgtataatttttgtattttttcttttttgtaataaatttactattttttgtaaattggatgtgctatccattactcaatattagcagtgtcggagggtcggcttCACAAAGGTTTGCGGAGCTGGAGGCGGCTTTTATAGGAAAATATTCAGCGTGCAGCACCTCTATGATATGGACACTTTCCTATGATTTTCATAGGAATGTGACGGTATCTCTGGAGCTTGCATTTGCATTATGACAAAATAATCATGTCCTTTCATTGTCACAGAACTACAATTTTACATGTAAAAAGTAATTGTATGTTTCCGTTTTTGCAGTTTCATTTTGttaacctgttttttttgttttttgtccaAAGTTTTTAACTTTCTGTTTGATGACAAATGTGGATACAACAAAGAGCACCTAATGCTGAATGACCAGCTGGATACTGTGGAGAGCATGGCAGGGATTTCTCTATTGCTTGGAGCAGAACGTGTCCAAGTAGGCTGTTACACGTGCCTTGATTATATCATTGGTGACACTGGAATCACAAAGGGAAGACATTTCTGGTCCTTTTCCGTTGAGTCTCATTCATACCTGGTGAAAGTGGGCGTTGCATCTgatattaaattacaggaatggcTTCATAACCCACGGGACATAAGCAGTCCAAGGTAATTCTTTCTTGCATGGACTGTGAAAGACTGAAAAATAGTCTTCAGTCATTGTTACGTTTCCTAGgaaacacatttccattaaagGTCTTTCATTTCTTAGAGAAAtgctttacagggaaaaaaaaaaataacccatatTGATTTTCAAAGGTTTCTGACTGTTTCTGCATTGTGCTGTTGGAGGGTTCCAGTTTGTTTTCTCGCCTATTAATGCAGGACAGTGTGCctcctttagtaaaaaaaaacatgctgtccCTGGTTACTTTCTTACAAAGCACCATGCAACCATAGTTCTCCTGCTGCCAGATATAACTTATACAGCTTCTTGGGAAAGTGGGAAAACATGGTGGCAACATGCTTTGTAAGAAACGACTCTAGTGGTGCACAAGTCTTGGCTAAAAGGTGAGCTATTTTAGCACTGTGGGGGTGGATGACGGAGACACAGAGTAAAgacacacacagagctactagtagcacctatttgtcacggctacaaaacaccagaaaatattgCCTTAGCTAAAACACGCAAAAAACAGGATTTGTTTCAGGGTTTGGCCAATTCCTAGCACattttgcaggattcagattcatccaATTCCTAAATGTTTGGCAAAATTGAATTCAACGGATGCAATCAGAGTTCATTATGCAAAGGGTTGTTCAGTATTTGGCAATTTAGATTCAATGTACATCCAAAATCAGCattgaaggacaaggaaagttaaactaaagtaagtaagctagaaatgttgtgcattatgttttgggcttctgtaccaaccccaggcaaccacagttgcagtaaagatctgtgtctccaaagatgccccagtagctccccatcttctttcctgctgattcactgcacatgctctgtgctgctgtcacttactgagcttaggaccCACTCAAAACATActttacacatagaaaataaatcacagtcacagtataaggctgattagtaattaatacaaataaattacTACATGactgcacagaaaccaatgcaactagcatcagaatttaataatcagccctctaGCATTGGCTtttatgacaggccaacctcatttttatgctggataatttgtgatgacccctaagcttagcttctcaacagctgctcagagcccactgagaatgtgagagacattttccaagatggtgtccccctgtgacaagtcctggattat from Xenopus laevis strain J_2021 chromosome 1S, Xenopus_laevis_v10.1, whole genome shotgun sequence harbors:
- the trim36.S gene encoding E3 ubiquitin-protein ligase TRIM36 isoform X2; protein product: MKFSHHCNPQGLLISICLFSVTSCSEKQSSGPFCLALPACQFLCQTWESGSFCVRSLLGDTSWLLYAFKMNGSDEIHQFGFIVDTIQKSQGAIKNIERELVCPSCKELYTHPLILPCQHNICHKCLKELLYLTLEDYTDVSSEASTPGSPRIRLTSTSVERIDRLVRSASQRNSLGRKGSKRNSLTPKITTIACPGCLHDVDLGERGINGLFRNVTLETIVERYRQAARAATAIMCDYCKPPAQESTKTCMDCSASFCNECFKINHPWGTIKAQHEYVGPSNQFRPKVLMCPEHEMEKVNMYCEICRRPVCHLCKLGGAHANHKVTTMSTAYKTLKEKLTKGISYLISKESQVKDQISELETLIEQTESNGERAKEDATCNFEKLYNVLEERKTFVVRSIENSKALRLEKLKNQVEEYQGLLENNGLVGYAQEVLKETDHSCFVQIAKQLQTRIQKASESLKSFQPAAQPGFEEYFIDMAKEEDLLGEIAFSKALAMPEINMEQSKIYNKARICWNEPSDSLSADSYVLEYRRLDNNEDLLWNEIETTNTSKILTDLDLNSQYCFRVKGFRGSTSTPLSKEILLHTPPAPVFNFLFDDKCGYNKEHLMLNDQLDTVESMAGISLLLGAERVQVGCYTCLDYIIGDTGITKGRHFWSFSVESHSYLVKVGVASDIKLQEWLHNPRDISSPRYDQDSGHDSGSEDTSYDSSQPFTLATIGMKKFFIPKSSHVAGATTDRVLPLPTRIGICLDYDEGKVGYYDANNMKCLYERDVDCIGTMYPAFALLGGGTIHLEEVITANHLDYSNEI
- the trim36.S gene encoding E3 ubiquitin-protein ligase TRIM36 isoform X3, with amino-acid sequence MKFSHHCNPQGLLISICLFSVTSCSEKQSSGPFCLALPACQFLCQTWESGSFCVRSLLGDTSWLLYAFKMNGSDEIHQFGFIVDTIQKSQGAIKNIERELVCPSCKELYTHPLILPCQHNICHKCLKELLYLTLEDYTDVSSEASTPGSPRIRLTSTSVERIDRLVRSGSKRNSLTPKITTIACPGCLHDVDLGERGINGLFRNVTLETIVERYRQAARAATAIMCDYCKPPAQESTKTCMDCSASFCNECFKINHPWGTIKAQHEYVGPSNQFRPKVLMCPEHEMEKVNMYCEICRRPVCHLCKLGGAHANHKVTTMSTAYKTLKEKLTKGISYLISKESQVKDQISELETLIEQTESNGERAKEDATCNFEKLYNVLEERKTFVVRSIENSKALRLEKLKNQVEEYQGLLENNGLVGYAQEVLKETDHSCFVQIAKQLQTRIQKASESLKSFQPAAQPGFEEYFIDMAKEEDLLGEIAFSKALAMPEINMEQSKIYNKARICWNEPSDSLSADSYVLEYRRLDNNEDLLWNEIETTNTSKILTDLDLNSQYCFRVKGFRGSTSTPLSKEILLHTPPAPVFNFLFDDKCGYNKEHLMLNDQLDTVESMAGISLLLGAERVQVGCYTCLDYIIGDTGITKGRHFWSFSVESHSYLVKVGVASDIKLQEWLHNPRDISSPRYDQDSGHDSGSEDTSYDSSQPFTLATIGMKKFFIPKSSHVAGATTDRVLPLPTRIGICLDYDEGKVGYYDANNMKCLYERDVDCIGTMYPAFALLGGGTIHLEEVITANHLDYSNEI
- the trim36.S gene encoding E3 ubiquitin-protein ligase TRIM36 isoform X5, whose product is MEQTGRRASVGGQQGAIKNIERELVCPSCKELYTHPLILPCQHNICHKCLKELLYLTLEDYTDVSSEASTPGSPRIRLTSTSVERIDRLVRSASQRNSLGRKGSKRNSLTPKITTIACPGCLHDVDLGERGINGLFRNVTLETIVERYRQAARAATAIMCDYCKPPAQESTKTCMDCSASFCNECFKINHPWGTIKAQHEYVGPSNQFRPKVLMCPEHEMEKVNMYCEICRRPVCHLCKLGGAHANHKVTTMSTAYKTLKEKLTKGISYLISKESQVKDQISELETLIEQTESNGERAKEDATCNFEKLYNVLEERKTFVVRSIENSKALRLEKLKNQVEEYQGLLENNGLVGYAQEVLKETDHSCFVQIAKQLQTRIQKASESLKSFQPAAQPGFEEYFIDMAKEEDLLGEIAFSKALAMPEINMEQSKIYNKARICWNEPSDSLSADSYVLEYRRLDNNEDLLWNEIETTNTSKILTDLDLNSQYCFRVKGFRGSTSTPLSKEILLHTPPAPVFNFLFDDKCGYNKEHLMLNDQLDTVESMAGISLLLGAERVQVGCYTCLDYIIGDTGITKGRHFWSFSVESHSYLVKVGVASDIKLQEWLHNPRDISSPRYDQDSGHDSGSEDTSYDSSQPFTLATIGMKKFFIPKSSHVAGATTDRVLPLPTRIGICLDYDEGKVGYYDANNMKCLYERDVDCIGTMYPAFALLGGGTIHLEEVITANHLDYSNEI